One Solanum pennellii chromosome 9, SPENNV200 DNA segment encodes these proteins:
- the LOC107031813 gene encoding 40S ribosomal protein S24-1 — translation MADKAVTIRTRKFMTNRLLARKQFIIDVLHPGRANVSKAELKEKLSRMYEVKDPNAIFVFKFRTHFGGGKSTGFGLIYDSVENAKKYEPKYRLIRNGLDTKVEKSRKQMKERKNRAKKVRGVKKTKAGDAKKK, via the exons ATGGCGGACAAGGCAGTGACTATTAGAACTAGGAAGTTCATGACCAATAGGTTGCTTGCAAGGAAACAATTC ATTATTGATGTCTTGCATCCTGGAAGAGCTAATGTTTCCAAG GCTgagttgaaagagaagttgtcAAGGATGTATGAAGTGAAAGATCCAAATGCCATCTTTGTGTTCAAGTTCAGAACCCACTTTGGAGGAGGCAAATCTACTGGCTTTGGTTTGATCTATGATTCTGTTGAGAATGCCAAGAAGTACGAGCCAAAGTACAGGCTGATCAGG AACGGATTGGACACTAAGGTGGAGAAGTCCAGGAAGCAAATGAAGGAGAGGAAGAACAGAGCTAAGAAAGTCCGTGGTGTTAAGAAG ACAAAGGCTGGAGATGCCAAGAAGAAATGA